The genomic DNA CGGAGCGGCATGGCAACTGGGtcagggagggagtgggcgggGGCCCTAGAGGAGGGCGGGGCCAGGCGCGAGGGCGGGGCCTGAGTGCGCCTGCGCAGTGCGCTCTACTCAGGGAGGCGGAGGCGAGGCGCCGAAGGAAAGATGGAAGACTATCAGGCTACCGAGGAGGTAACCGCTGGGTCGGCGACGGGACGGGTGGAGGCCGGGAGCTCCGGGTGCGGGTGGGCGGCGGCAACCAGGGGCTTGTGCGGGCACCCGGGCCGCGTCTAGACGTGGGCAGCGGCCGTCCCCGGCGCAGGCTGACGGCACCAGCGCCCTGCCGAGCGCTTCGCGGTGACCCACCGCCGGGCCGGCTCAGGGTGTCGTCGCCCTGCCCGGGGCGGGGCtcgtggggcggggcggggcgtggAGGGGGCTCCGCAGCCCCGGGACGCCTTCCGCCGGCGGCGCCCCCGGGAGCCTATCCGCCGCGCCGCTCGCCTCCCCGGCGCTCCCGGCCCGCCGCGCCCCCGACCCCGAGAGAGCGCCGCCACTCGCTGCGTTTATTCCGTGATGCAGACCCCGCCCGCGGGTGGGGAAGACTGAAGGCCGCCGCCTGTGCGTCGCTGATGCACGCAAGACTCCAGAGTGACCCGCACGTACAGTCACATCTCTCAAGTCCCTTCAGTCAAGGATTGGATCCTTTGGCTGTGGGCAAAAAGCAGACGTGCCCAATAGGAGAACCTGCCTTTGTCTTCGTTTCCACACCCTGAACTTCTTCGGTGCTGCGCGCAACGCCCACCGAGGCCACCGTCACTCCCATTTCATTTGAGTTTGAGACGACAGGAAAATAGCTCCTATTTGTGGTGGGAGAAGAGTCGTCTCTTACTGCCCCAACGAAGAAGCAGGGTAGCGCATACAGTCATTTACCAAGCAGAAGACATTCACTGTAATGACGTGTGCCGTTTCATGGCTCTCCTTCAAGCTTACGAGCATTCAGGGAATATAGCTGATGGATGAGCCTCTTATAGAATAGCTGCCCATTTTTCTTCTCGCTAAATAATTCTTgttgaaatacaaataaatggagtCCTATTTATTATGCAGCCTGTCAAAAACAACAGGTTATTTTACCATTTTTGAAATTTAGTCTAAGCAGGAATGTTTTGagggaaatacatatatatataaggcTTAATTAAGGACTGATCTTCAGAGTTTAAGTTTTTATCTAATTTCCAAACTAGCACAAACTGTCTATGGTCGTGTCATCATCAGTGTCTGAATGCTGGCAGCAATCAAGTGAATAGGAGAAGTCATAGTTGAGGAGCAGGGAGCCAAGGAAAAACTTTTCCCTGTAAACTGTGCACTAATATAATATTGGAAAATGGCTTGTATTATAGGAATATTGAGTAACTTTTAAGAAAGGAAATGGCAATATAGAGGAAGTCCTTAATGCTGGCATTTTAATACTCTGCACTCTAATTCTGGCTCTCACCAATGAGGCGGCTAAGTGACTTCATTATTTCAGATCTCAACTGCATATCGGAGAAATGAAAGGGCTCAACAGAGTGATCTGTGTTTTACACAAGATAAAGCCCTGGGAGGCTGAGACCATGACTCTCTTCTTTCTAGCAGGCCTACTTTGGGCGTTTACTAATCCACCCCACTCCTCCTAACAGCCTCTGCATATCCCCTAACTTCATGTAGATACCTGGATCTTTGTATTAATAACTCTACTCTCCGTTCATTGTTCATCTTTCCTGTAGAAACTGAAACTGCCCAGTGGATTCTGTACAACTGCTGTACTTTCCACGAAAAGTCCATTGAAATGCCCCTCAccctttttcatattttaaccaCATGGAAAGTTATACAGGGACCTTCCTGTATGGTTTAGGATCACTGAAGTCTCTTGGAAGGATCCTTTAAACTTAGAGAAATAATTTAATCTAGGATACTGCAGATGTTCATTAACTTGGTGAGTTGGCTTTGTCTGCCAGTATGACTTCTGAGTAGAGCAGGTGGGCTTCAGGCAGTGAGCTCTTGAGCCTCCTGGGAAGAAAGGGGCATTGCTAGCACTGGGCCACAGTGGTCAGCAGCCCCGCAGGGAGGAAAACGCCCTGCCAGAGTCTCTGCCTTTATTCCACCAGGATGCACGTGGACTGAGGGCCTGGGGCTGCCCTCTGGAAAGCATCTGCAAAGCTCAGGAAATAAGGTTCCCAGGATTCAGAGGGAACCTTGTACCCGTTCAGATGTACCatatgtaaaaagaaagaaaaaagaaaaccatttatATAAACTCCTGGCACTGGATTCCCGCTGACAGCCCACCTCCCAGCTCACCTCGACACACTGGCGGGGAATGGCCGTGCCAGCCGCTGGCTGTACAGTCCTGAAGGAGGACAGcactgagaaagaaaacagtaaaatcaTGGTACATCTGACCACAAATAGTGGTTAAAAACAAACCACCAAAACCAAGACGTCTCAAGTTGCAAGCCTCCTAACAAGTTTACATCAGGGAAAGAGtcaattaatttatataaaagtcAAGTAACTCATTAAACATCTATAGTAATGATCCTAGCGGCCAGCTGAAATGGATGGAGAGATTGAATTCTAGTTTAGGGTGAAGTCAGTCTTTTGGGTCATGGcatgattaaaacaaaaacaaaccaaaaaacctttAAATTGTGTGCATGTGTCCTAAGTCTCCTGACTGCCTCTCATTAGCTCTGGGATCCTCGGGGAGCTCCGTAATGTTCTCCTCAGTGAAATGAACAGCCTGGTTAGATTATTTCTAAGGTCTTCATTTCTAAATCATGTTCATTACCTAAATTTGCATTAGTCAGTGCAGTGGAAAAGGATCTTTTAAATCAATCAAACTTAACTAATTTTCTTCCTTACAGACTGCTTTTGTTGTTGATGAAGTGAGCAACATTGTAAAAGAGGTAAGAGGAGAAATGCTCCCTTCTTCAGTGTTTGATTAATGGCTTGTATGagtgaaaataatgttttaaatactGTCTTGGAATTGTTtcaactgagcctgtgtgtttTGGCATTTCAAATAACGGTTTTTACTTCAATGAATTATCTAGATAAGAATTACTCCCATATtatgttaattatatattttaaatgagacagaacatttttatatactagcaTTATTATTGAATGTTACTAAGGCTTGATTCTATAACCTTTTAGCATCAAAGACTCATGGTAATAATCACACTGGAAAATGTAAACGTGCATTCCCTGTGTGGTAACTGCCACGGTATGTGGTGCTTTGAGGGATTAACCCACCTAGTGAGTTCAGAGCTGGAATCTGAGAAAATGGGAGTGTTAACTCAGTGAAAAGAGGGGGACAAATATTCCAGGCAGTggacaagtgcaaaggccctgtggtaagGAGTGTGCATGGTATGTTTGAGGGATtggagggaggtgggtgtggcTGGATTAGTGCTGAGCAGGGGGGCAGCCCGGGGCAGGAAGGAGGCCAGAAACGTCTTCCTAGTCAGTTTCCCTCCCTGGGTACACTGAGCACAAAATGAAGCCAGTGGCTAAAAGACGGTTATTAGATGATCTAAGTTTACCAATACCATTTGAGGTTATATATGTGATTTGGAATTTACTCCAATGCAAATTATTATTAGTGCAAGTTATTGACTAATGCCAGAGTGATAAAGAACCACAACCTATTTTCCTGAACATCATCAGAAAGCAAAATGATTTTGTTCTGCCGTATGTATTATTCCACATCAGGCATGATTTTCTGCTTGCTTTCAGGATGTGTAACAGTTTGCttgtcattgtttttcttttttttaaatttacttatttttaaaatttttttgtttggctgcattgggtcttcattgctacgcgcgggctttctctagttgcggcgagcaggggctactcttcgttggggtgcacgggcttctcatcgcggtggcttctctttgttgcagagcacggtctctagacacacggacttcagtagttgtggcacgcgggttcagtagacgcacggacttcagtagttgtggctcgtggtctctagagcgcaggctcagtagttgtggtgcacggggttagtcgctccacggcgtgtgggatcttcccagactggggctcgaacccgcgtcccctgcattggcaggcggattcttaaccactgtgccaccagggaagcccttgtcgtTTTTCAAAATACAGTGTTTCTTAGGAACATGGTAGGGAGCAGGAAGATGGGTGAATTTCACTAGAACTCTGAGAAATGGAGTTGGCTTGTCATGAAGCCTCCTTGGGCCTCGCTTGTTTTCTTCACTGTCTTTGACTTGGTTCCCAGGCAGCAAGTACCATTGCAAGTAGACCTTCCCAGTCTCGTGGAAGCATAAAGTTACAGTGTGGTGTTACTTTCACATGGGCCTCTACAGCTTTTTTTTGCCTCTAGGCAATAGGTTAATTCTGTACTCCAGCTATTTGAAGCATTGGGTGGTAGTAAATTTGGATGGGTCCAAAATTAGCGGAGggttttcctccctccctgaaAAACAGTGAATTCGGAAGCATGTGTGAGAGGTTGCCAGAGTGAGAGGTTTAGCTTGAGTGCAGCCCCTACTTCTCTGAGGACGCCCAGAGCTATTAATACCCTGGTCCCAGGTTCAGCTCTGAGCTGGCGAGGGAGCAGGACACGGCCGAGGGTGCGGAAGAGCTGTGACAGTTTGTGAGGGGAGCAGGCCGCTCATACGGCGTGACTGTAGGTAGCTTCTGTTCCTCAAAACCAAGGTCTCTGGGCTAGGCCCCCGGCAGTAGACCCCAGTCTGTCACCATTGTATACAACTCAGGGACTTTTTCTCTCCACGTCTGAGGACAGAACTTAGGCCTCACTGAATGTTATTATTTTAGGTCATAAGTGTCATAAAAACTCAGTTTTCTGGTTTCCAGCACAAGTTAGAAAAGGAGTAGAAAAGAAAGCTGCTTAGAAGCAGGCACACAGGTACCAGCATAAAAGGCCCAGAAAACCATAAAATGGGGCTATCCTCATTACCATCTGGACCAAGAGTTGGGGCCAGGGACCGCGTGTATTCCTGAATACCCTCTGAAGCACACAGGGTGAACCCACCCAGAATAGAGCACAGAAAAGGAGACAAGGAAtttcataataaagaaaaaattcatcACAAACTAAGTTTTGGAATAGATAGAGGAGTTCTTTAGTTTTCTGAAAAATGTACTTCTGTGGTAACATATTCCCAGAAGATGCTGGGTAAAGGAAGTATTTGTAAATATCAATACATGATTATTTGGATAGGTTTGTACATTGTCAGTTGTACAACCGACAAAAGATTCCTCTATCTCTAGTgtacttttaagaaagaaataggcAAAGGAAGATATTTTCTAGCCTCAGTAGGAAGAAAATGCATTGCTTATCTCCAGACAGTAATCACAACAGCAAACATTAAATTCagtcaaaatgtttaaaaaacttGACAGATCAGAtgctaattacttttttttttttttttatttggctgcactgggtcttagatccagcatgcaggatcttcgttgtggcatgcggactctttagttggcggcatgcgggatctagttccccgagcagggatcgaacccgggccccctgcgttgggaacGCGGAgtgttagccactggaccaccagggaagtcccatataattacatattttaaaaaatgaatataaagcatTCAAATGAAATATAACACGGTTAGAACAAAAGGTACATTTGCAAAGGAGTCCTCGTGGTTACAAATAAGCTTATTTACACTTTATGCAAATTGTATTTCAGCAGTTCTTAGGGTGCGGTACTAACTGTGCTAACCTCAGGAGTGGCTGGAAGGTGTTTGGTGTGTTCTGCTAACAGTGACCAGCGtgctctgtcttccaggccatAGAAAGTGCCATCGGTGGCAACGCCTATcagcacagcaaagtgaatcagtggaCCACAAACGTAGTGGAGCAGACCTTAAGCCAACTCACCAAGCTGGGGAAACCATTTAAATACATCGGTAATGAATTTTTGCCTCTTGTTTGTATTGGTGGTGGTTCTTTAAATACTGATCAGAGGCGAGTCTGTGTCAGGAGAGCAGCGTGGCCTGAGCTCAGAGGAGGTTCCTGGTAGGAGCAGGTCACTCGGCTTGTGCACGTTACCGCCCACCTGGCCTGTGGGGCTGCGGGAACACAGGGATGTACCAGCATTTCAGATCTGATGCTCTTAGAACAAGCCTGTGGTGATCTGTTGATGTCCTAGGACCAGGCACTCTACCCCTAGAATTGTTATCATGAACATCAGCCACGTGATCTACATATACATGCTGAAAGTGGACAGAAAGGAATTTGTGTTGCCAAGTATATGTCTCTAATAAAAGTCTGTTTTTATCGAAGTGACCTGTGTAATCATGCAGAAGAACGGAGCGGGATTGCACACGGCAAGTTCCTGCTTCTGGGACAGCTCTACTGATGGTACGGTTTTCATTCCTTTCGTGAAGGCTTGTCATGGGCACTTCCCTGAAGGCTCTGTGGTGCCTGGACCCTGCTGAGGTCTAGATAATTCAAAGCGTTGTTTTATGAAATATGTGCTTGGATGTTTCCTGTCTTTGAATGCATGTTTATCAGAGTCaccttttaaaacactttataGAAGAGACTGGCCAACCTTCTTTTTTGGCCACCAAGAGTTAAGTACGTGATCGTGAGAACTCGGAAGACCCCCATTCTTCCCGGTTTTCTGTCCTAACCCGCCTCCTTCCTCCCGCAGGGAGCTGCACTGTGCGATGGGAGAACAAGACCATGTACTGCATTGTCAGCGCCTTCGGACTGTCCATTTGACCGCCTCGTCCAGCCTGTGATCTTTCTCCTTTTGTCCCAACATTTCTCTTCCATCTTCTAACCACCAGCCATCTACTCAGTGATCACCTGTCTCACTCTCTTTAAGTGTGTTTTTGTGGCGCTCTcaaaatgtagagaaaaaaaccaaataaccacACTGTTCTGTGACCTGCACACCCTAAGTCAGAGGAATCATCACCGAAGGTAGTCAGGAGCCTGTCCTGCCACTTGTCTTAACTTTGAATGTTTCTTTTCAAAGGTGCTAAAAGCCGAAATCTGCTAGTGTGAAACTTTCTCTACTCTCTGAAATGATTCAAATACACTAATTTTCCATACTTTGTACTTTTGTTAGAATAATAAATTATTCCAATTTAAAGTGTGTGTTTTCTTCATAGTCTAAATAGTATCACAAATGAATTCTCCATATTTAGTTAGTGGctttagaatctataaaactgtaaaaaacagaaGTTGCAGTTCAGCTTTGGTCCTCTCCAGTACAGCGATTTGCTGATTCACCCGTGGGACCAAGATCTTGACTGCTTTGCTGTGTTCTGGTTGGAATTCTACCCTTGGGCATCACATCCTTCCCTCCAGGTCTTCTCTTCTGGAGCTTAAGGGGTGGCAAGTGGGCAAGCTGGTCTTTTCTGATAGCTGGAGAGCTCTGACTCACACTGTCGGCCCAAATCTGCAACACTACAGCTTCTACTCCTGTGTTCTCTTATTTTTCAGTAGCAATCACAACAGAAATGTTTTAGTACCTTACGGCTTACACAATGCTTTCACAATTATTCATTTTGTGTCCACAACAGTTAGACCATTATTTATGAATCAGAAAAGGTGTCTGGAGGTTTTCTGACTGATTTAAAGTCATATCCAAGTAAGTGGGGAGGTGGTCCCCAAACCCGGTGAACCTCACCTTCAGGGCTCGTGCCTGGGCCACGTTAACATGGCAATAAAGACAGACACACCTCCGCGTCCACCTGCTGAAATGAAAAAACCCTGCTCTTGTCCCTAAAGCACCAATGCCTGAATGATCAAGTTAACTCCACATGcaaagagcaaacaaatcaaTGTACATAAATAAggatcaaatattaaaaatttattaacatCTACCAGAAAGGTAGTCTCTTAGTAAAAGGTGAAAGATTTATACGACctgaagagaaaccagagtaTAGAAAGGTAGTCTCTTAAGCCATTCCCAAAGTGTAAATTTgccataaataaacatttattcactTTGATTGACTACAATGATCATTCTGTGATCAAGTACTACTGTGCTCACTGACACAGTTCCAAGGTCTAATACATAGGTTTATCTTTCCTTTTGAGCTTAAGGTTTAgagttgttttattttacaaatatttacagtCTCTTTGTAAAAAGGCAGTTCTCAGTAGCAGAAAATCCTGTGTTTCATAGTCTGGTATTATAGTTCCCAGTATACCTAAAACATGTCAAATCAAGATAAGCAGGGTAACAAGATGTCACAGACTAAAGCAACTTCCTTTTGGCCTGTGGAAAAGGTTTGTACCTTTGTTTTTCAAAAGTCTAACCTCTAAGGCAACTGGTTTTTAAAACCctcaaaatacataaatgtaCTTAAGTGTTCTAAGTCTAGTCTTCACTAGATGTCCCTTTTAATCATCCCTTCTATGAGCCTCTGTGTTTTTCCCTGTGAAAAGGATTCCAGGAAATAAGTTACCACATTATAATCCACTGAACGTAACTGTACCTTCAGTAAATAGCTCGTGGAATTCTTGAGGCTGGTGATGTCTGTCTTGTAACCTGACCATTTAATGGGTTGGGTTTACATAATGTATCTAAACTTTTACTGCAATCTGTAATTATGTACAGGAACAATCTTACAAAccttgaatatattttatatatcctcTTCTTTAGCCTTTCAAATGGGGCTTAAGAGAGAGAAAACTGCATCACTGCACTGCTTTAATGATTTAATAATAAATCAAGCAGACCTTTATCCACATGGATAATGAAGCTCTCCCTAGGGAAACTGTGAAATGCCTACGGTCATCTTCCAGGTTCCCCTAGACTGGACCAGTATAAAAAATTATCCCAAAGATGATGTTATTCAAGCTGTTACCATGGAAGAACTAAAGTCAGCCCTTTATAATTTAAGTTTGCAAAACTTTGATACCCTCCAAGACCAAAAAATAATCATAGTCATTTTCTTGCTACTGTCCAAAGTTTCTGGCAGACTTTAGTGTTTTAACCTAATACCTATGGCACATATAATACACGCTAAATGCTATACATTTTAAGCAAATTTTTACATGTAAGATGTAATATGTTGACATATACTAGAGAAGAGAAACTGAAAATGCATGACTTAATAAAGAACCATTTCCCACTTAAGTACTTTCTTTTGTAACTTTTCCTCGTTTCCAACTTAGttacaaaaagtaaataaatgctcccatatttttcatttcactgattTGATGCCAATAAGAATCAAAGGATGAAGATATCAGTCATCAGTTAACAACCACACTATAGGATGAGgataagttttaaaatgtacctAATGTGTACAGCTAAATGCTTCAAATACTTTACACTTACTGATAAATAACAGCATTCCAAATTATGGacaattattttataatgattAAAACTTGTAAACTATATCATACTAGGATACATTAATCAGCACAAGTAAGTTTTCATCAATTTACATAAAATTACTTAGTCTTAATAGAAGTTGTAAAATTTGGTAACAGAAAATTTCTTCAATACCTCTGAATACACAGAATCAAAAAAAGTAATCACGTCATTGCAGCAAATGTAAAAATCATGTAAACTTGAATTACCCTTGCAATAATACAACTGTTTTAATTCAGACTTTCTTATTTACaaggttttaaaaacaaatataaatggaatccataTTAAAGGTGCATTATCattaaagtttaaattaaaaagaaagatatgaaGTCATAATGAATAGTCTCTCATGAACCTCTCTAAGGTCCCAGCACTACCTAAAGTGGAACGTAACTTTTAGCTCTGAATGGTAATTGGAGAGTTAATGTATACACGAAGAAAGTGCAGGGGCTGTTTGCAGAGCAGAACAATCACGTCCCAtacctctgtgtctgccgagatGGCAACAATCAGGATGTCTGCAATGATCACAGGTAAACCATTCAAGAGAGAGATCAGTATACATGCCAAATGAAAAGCAAAGGAGATATCTCTACCTCCTATAATTAGCCTTTGACAAAAAGGAACTGGAAATCTCCAGGGCCTTCTACGATGCCACagattcagcagctccagacagCTCTTACACAGAGCAATTTATCTGTTTACCTGACGACCATGTGAGACACACAGGGCCGGAATGATTCCCAACAAGTTACCTTCTCCCCAAAGATGTTCCTCCGTAAGCCATCTAAAACGTTTTACCTTCTTTCATCTAGTTTCCAAATGTGAAGCTGAAGAACTTTTTGGCAATAACGAATCTGTAGTAGTATACCAATCACTTGtttaacttttattaaaaaaaacaaaacaaatagagcTCTACAAGGTATCATCTTTAACAGAGTTGCAGAAACTCCTGCTAACTGGAATTGTAATGGATACCCTCCTCCCCATGAATATGAATGATGTCTCTATGCACAGGGACATCATTCATATTCATGATGTAACGCTCACACGCATTACTCACGTGTGCACACAGGCCCTTAGAAAACTCTGGCAACGAGACCCTTCCCATGGGAGCTGACAACCTGTCAATCATCTTACCCTTTCCTTACGAGCCTTATCAAACGCTCCTCAGAACTCCAAGACACCAGCTCTGCTTTGGTGGCAGTGAAGGGCTAGAACCTGCCCACCCGCCTCCCTTTCCCTAAAGAGCCATTACGTACGTACACATTTCACACAGCAACTGACACAAGTTACCCATCACTTGAGAGGCGTGATCACCCAGAGCACAGGCCACTCAATGGGGAAGGACTGCCCTCGTGGGGCAGCCACAGAAACAGGCTTCCCTTTGAGTTTAAAGGGTCAAAAATTGGTACCCCGGggcagggaagaaaggaagggagcagAGGACCATCACCATGCTGTCGGCCTTATTCACAAGGGCTTTCCAGGAACTTGAAATTAGTAAATTGCTTTTTTAAGTACATAATTCTCTCTACTAAAAACAGCAGTAATTTCTTTCTCACCACTGAAAACAGCTATCTCTCATATGAAATCTTTGAAAAATGATTTGGCTGTTTAAACTTTTCATCAGTGCTTCTCTTCCCAAATAAATGCAGTCAGTCTAACAGTAAATTTGGCCCATTGTTTAAATTTGTCCTCaattttggttttcctttcaaaaatatgtaaacaaataaggATCAGGAAATCTCTGCTTGTAAGAGAGGTCTGCGTTCAGGCAGGTACAGGGCAGGCCAGGAAGCAGGCACGGGGGGGGCTCAGTCACTCTCAGACCCCTCCTTGTACTGGGCCCGGATGGCCTGGCCATTCTGCAGGGGCATCTCTTCATAGTCACTCCTGTTACAAAAGAGACCTCTGATACCATTCGGCTTTTGACAGCACTGGATTTATTCTCCTCTTCACACTGACCCGCCGTCCTAACAAGAGCCCGTTTCCTAGCCTCGCTCTCTCCACTTCTGTCACCAATTGATTCCTCCCACTCCTCCCGCCCCACCCATCACCAGGGTGTCTGTTCTTCCAGAAAGAACTGCTCTTCCTGTGGTCACCACTCACTCAGGTGTCCAACAGGAAGGGACACTACCCACCTAAGCCTGAGTGACG from Eschrichtius robustus isolate mEscRob2 chromosome 9, mEscRob2.pri, whole genome shotgun sequence includes the following:
- the DYNLT1 gene encoding dynein light chain Tctex-type 1 isoform X2 codes for the protein MEDYQATEETAFVVDEVSNIVKEAIESAIGGNAYQHSKVNQWTTNVVEQTLSQLTKLGKPFKYIEERSGIAHGKFLLLGQLY
- the DYNLT1 gene encoding dynein light chain Tctex-type 1 isoform X1 — its product is MEDYQATEETAFVVDEVSNIVKEAIESAIGGNAYQHSKVNQWTTNVVEQTLSQLTKLGKPFKYIVTCVIMQKNGAGLHTASSCFWDSSTDGSCTVRWENKTMYCIVSAFGLSI